In Cystobacter fuscus DSM 2262, the sequence CGGGCCATCACGGCCTCACGCGCGGGCGGGGTCGGCCAGCTGCTCGTGGGCCTTGCCCTCTACCCGGCTTCCGGCGGCACCGCGGACGCGCTGTTCGAGGCCGCTCGTGAGGCCGCCCACCGCGCCTCGCCCGAGCAACCCGTGGAGAGCGGTCCAGCCGCGTTGCTCGTGAGGGGGGAGAGCCCGGAGGGGGCCATCATCGCGGGCCAGATGATGCGCCCGGTGCTCGAGACGGTGGCCAACGTCGCCACCTCGCGCATCCCCGTCATCCTCCACGGCGAGACCGGTACGGGCAAGGAGGTGCTCGCACAGCTGATCCACGAGAGTGGTCCGCGCAAGGGCCGGCGCATCGTCCGCGTCAACTGCGGGGCCATCCCGAGGGACCTGGTCGAAAGCACCCTCTTCGGGCACGAGCGGGGGTCCTTCACCGGTGCCCTGCAACAGCAGAAGGGCGTGTTCGAGGAGGCCGATGGCGGCACGGTCTTCCTGGACGAGGTCGGCGAGCTGCCCCCCGCGGCGCAAGCCTCGCTGTTGCGCGTGCTCGAGGTGGGGGCCTTCAACCGTGTGGGCTCGAACCGAGAGCTCGAAGTGGACGTGCGCATCGTGGCGGCGACGCACCGCGACCTCGAGGCCATGGCGGAGGCGGGCACGTTCCGGTCCGATCTCTATTACCGGCTCAGCGGCGTGGTCATCGAGATTCCTCCGCTGCGTGAGCGAGGGGACGAGATCGAGCCGCTGGTGCGGAGGTTCCTGCACGCGGCCAACAAAGCCAATGGCCGTCGAGTCGAGGGCATTTCTCCGGAGACGCTCGCGCTCCTCGAAGCCTACTCGTGGCCCGGCAACGTCCGTGAGCTACGCAATGTGATTGAACGCGCGGTGGTCGTCACCCAGGGCGTGCTCATCGGGCCGGAAGCCCTGCCCGCGCGAGTGCGTACGGGGGGGCACCGTCCCGAAGCGGCTCCGGGCAAGGGCTCGGCACCGGCACCGGCACCGGCGGCGCTGGAGCCGGAGCAGGCGCGGGAGAAGGTGAATCAGTTCGAGGCCAGAATGCTCGAGGAGGCTCTCGCCGCGACCGGCTGGAATCGAACGGAAGCCGCGAAGAAGCTGGGCATGGCGGTACGGACGTTGTCGTATCGGATGAAGGTGCTGGGCGTGAAGAAGCCCGAGTAGGGCGGAGGGGGCTTGCCCCGGTGACGTGGGGCCGGGGGGCGGTTCGTCGACGAGCGAGTGGCCGACGGGCCCCCTGGCCCCGGCGCGCCGCTTACTGGACCTCGAGCTCACCAGTGGCTGCTGTGGCACCGCCGGATCTCCAGAGGTCGCCGCCACGCCCCAGCGGGCTGAGTGTGCTGTCCGGGCTAGCTCAAGGGGTTGGACGAGACGTGGTCGAAGGCTTTGCGGACCAGGTGGAAGGGAAGGACGAGCTCCCCGTATTGCGCACCCCAGGGGTCGAGGATGGTGACTTCCCTCGTCTTCATGTTCACTTCCTTTCCGGGCTCGAACCGGTGCCAGTGGCCTCGCGCCTCGCCTTGCCACCGCCCGTCTTGAAGAGCGCCTGCCCCCGACCAGGGACATGCTCGGTGGACTTCCTCGCGCCTTGCAGCGAGGAGTAGTCATGTGCCGGCGCGGAGTCGAAACTGGCCGGGACCTCCTGCCGCGGCTCTGGCTCGCCGTGGGGAGCCGCGGGACTGCATGGTGATTGGGGAGGATTGACCCGTGGCGTATTGCTCGAAGCAACGGTGGTGGGTATCGCGGCTCCGGGGCTCGACATGGACACAGAGGGCATGGTGATGGCTCCGCGCGAGAAGGTAGGAGTGGACGCTCTCGCCATGGCGGCAAGGCAAAGACGATGCTCGCCCTGTCGGCCAAGTATCCGCCATGAGCGGCTCGCTCAACCACCGTCATGTTCGCATATGCGCCATGCATTCCTGCATGCATCCGGCCCGGCCCAATGGCAATCGTCTGGCGAAAGTTTTCGATAGGCCCTCGTTCCAAAGCTTGTTTTCGGGAGGTCGTGTCCTCTCCAACCCCTCCTTCCGCTCCTGGATGGCGCCCACCGCCTGTTCCTGTCGCCCGACGGCCAGCTGGGCCTCGTCCCCTTCGCCGCCCTTCACGATGGCCAGCACTTGCGTTTCTTCTCCACGGTGCGCGCGGACCTGGCGGAGCGTCCCTGGACGCCGCTGCCCGGCACCCGCCGGGAGGCCGAGACCATCCAACGTCTGTTTCCCCAGGCCCAACTCTTCCTGGGCGCCGAGGCCACCAAGCAACGGCTGCTGCAACTGGAGACCCCCGGGGTGCTGCATCTGGCCACCCATGGCTTCTTCCTCAAGGGCTCCTCCGAGGTCGTCCCGGAGGAGCCCTCCGGGCCCGCGGGCTCACGCGCCGTGGGCCACTTCATCGGCTCGAGCCCACCCGCGTGGGGACGCCCTCGGTTAAAGTGTTCCAAGGCTCGGTTCTCTGTAACCCAGGGGGGTGGATGTGCGGCGGGTTCTCGGATGGATGATGGTCGTTGTCCTGTGCTGTGCGGCGGGAGCCGTGGCGGAAGCGGCGCCCCCGGAGCCGCGGCTGGCGCGGGCGCAGACGGCCCTCAACGAGGCCATCGCGTTCTACGAAGCGGGCAGGTATGCCGACGCCATCGGGCGGGGAGAGCAGGCACTGGCGCTGCGGGAGGCGGTGCTCGGCGGCAAACATCCCGAAGTCGCCACGTGCCTGGACGTGCTCGGCTACTTCCGCCTGCTTCAAGGGGACTTCGCCCGGGCCGAGTCACTGCTTCAGCGCGGGCTCGAGCTTCGCAAAGCGGGCCTCGGCGAGAACCATCCCGACGTGGCCAGCTCGCTCGATCACCTCGGGACGCTCTACAAGCTCCGGGGGCTGTACGACCGGGTCGCGCCCCTCTACGAGCGCGCGCTCGCCGTCCGGGAAGCGGCCCTCGGCAAGAACCATCCCGACGTCGCCGTTTCGCTCAACAACCTGGCCCTCTTCTACTCCGAGCGGGGACAATTCGCCCGGGCCGAGCCTCTCCACGAGCGCGCGCTCGCCCTCTGGGAAGCGGCGCTCGGCAAGAACCATCCCAAGGTCGCCGCCTCGCTCAACAACCTCGCCCTGCTCTACACGACCCAGGGATTGTACGCGCGGGCCGAGCCCCTCTACGAGCGCGCGCTCGCCATCCTGGAAGCGACCCTCGGCAAGAACCATCCCGACGTCGCCCAGACGCTCAACAACCTGGCCCTGCTCTACGCAACCCAGGGATTCTACGAGCGGGCCAGGCCGCTCACCGAGCGCACGGTCACCATCTACGAAGCGGTGCTCGGCAAGCACCACCCCCGCTTCGCCACCGCGCTCAGCAACCTCGCCCTCCTCTATGCGTCCCTGGGGCAGTACTCCCAAGCCGAGCTCCTCTATGAGCGTACTCTCGCCCTCCTGGAAGAGGCCCTCGGCAAGAACCATCCCGACGTCGCCGCCTTGCTCCACAGCCTCGCCACCTGCTACGTGGCCCAGGGGGCATACGCCCGGGCCGAGCCTCTCCACGAGCGCGCGCTCGCCCTCCGGGAAGCGGCCCTCGGCAAGGACCATCCCGACGTCGCCGCCTCGCTCCACGGCCTCGCTGGCGTCTACACGGACCAGGGGTTGTACGCGCGGGCCGAGCCCCTCTACGAGCGCGCGCTCGCCCTCCGGGAAGCGGCCCTCGGCAAGAACCATCCCGACGTCGCCGCCTCGCTCAACAACCTCGCCAACCGACGTCGCCGCCTCGCTCAACAACCTCGC encodes:
- a CDS encoding sigma 54-interacting transcriptional regulator; its protein translation is MVRAYQPPVRLRVALISSHGGNKVTRLLLPDTPLIVGRAPAAGLRIDDQTLSREHARFLLSGSRVLVEDLGSKNGTFFAGGRVSRVELTMGDEVVLGAVSLQVQALGAKGDSLGLVREELIRHRLEEELTRARQFHRPFALLLVRALTPGGATPPEREEGAWIAAVRGHLRSVDVMSLYGSSALEVLLPETGAEEVHRIARAITASRAGGVGQLLVGLALYPASGGTADALFEAAREAAHRASPEQPVESGPAALLVRGESPEGAIIAGQMMRPVLETVANVATSRIPVILHGETGTGKEVLAQLIHESGPRKGRRIVRVNCGAIPRDLVESTLFGHERGSFTGALQQQKGVFEEADGGTVFLDEVGELPPAAQASLLRVLEVGAFNRVGSNRELEVDVRIVAATHRDLEAMAEAGTFRSDLYYRLSGVVIEIPPLRERGDEIEPLVRRFLHAANKANGRRVEGISPETLALLEAYSWPGNVRELRNVIERAVVVTQGVLIGPEALPARVRTGGHRPEAAPGKGSAPAPAPAALEPEQAREKVNQFEARMLEEALAATGWNRTEAAKKLGMAVRTLSYRMKVLGVKKPE
- a CDS encoding tetratricopeptide repeat protein → MMVVVLCCAAGAVAEAAPPEPRLARAQTALNEAIAFYEAGRYADAIGRGEQALALREAVLGGKHPEVATCLDVLGYFRLLQGDFARAESLLQRGLELRKAGLGENHPDVASSLDHLGTLYKLRGLYDRVAPLYERALAVREAALGKNHPDVAVSLNNLALFYSERGQFARAEPLHERALALWEAALGKNHPKVAASLNNLALLYTTQGLYARAEPLYERALAILEATLGKNHPDVAQTLNNLALLYATQGFYERARPLTERTVTIYEAVLGKHHPRFATALSNLALLYASLGQYSQAELLYERTLALLEEALGKNHPDVAALLHSLATCYVAQGAYARAEPLHERALALREAALGKDHPDVAASLHGLAGVYTDQGLYARAEPLYERALALREAALGKNHPDVAASLNNLANRRRRLAQQPR